In Kryptolebias marmoratus isolate JLee-2015 linkage group LG22, ASM164957v2, whole genome shotgun sequence, a single window of DNA contains:
- the vax1 gene encoding ventral anterior homeobox 1 — translation MEVRYNQETEAMVLKNGIKEGKDGKDSQGSLSKSFLKEQQDSFSSSGTIENCEKNRGSAGDPDYCRRILVRDAKGSIREIILPKGLDLDRPKRTRTSFTAEQLYRLEMEFQRCQYVVGRERTELARQLNLSETQVKVWFQNRRTKQKKDQGKDSELRSVVSETAATCSVLRLLEQGRLLTPPGLPGLLPHCGGGTLGTALRPPSMAMASNGSNSGGSGGTAGGSPPLPAVTSSGTVGGLQSSPAAHGLFSFPMPSILSGVATRISSNPLSMAGSLAGNLQELSARYLSSSAFEPYSRTNGKESMDKKVLE, via the exons ATGGAGGTCAGGTACAACCAAGAAACAGAAGCGATGGTGCTGAAGAACGGAATAAAGGAGGGGAAGGACGGCAAAGATTCCCAGGGCAGCTTGTCGAAAAGCTTCCTTAAGGAACAGCAGGACTCCTTTTCCTCTTCTGGGACCATCGAGAACTGCGAGAAGAACAGGGGGAGCGCGGGGGACCCAGACTACTGCCGGAGGATCCTTGTCCGAG ATGCTAAAGGTTCGATCCGAGAGATCATTTTGCCGAAGGGTTTGGATTTGGACAGACCCAAGCGAACCCGCACGTCCTTCACCGCAGAGCAGCTCTACCGCTTAGAGATGGAGTTTCAGAGGTGCCAGTATGTAGTCGGGAGGGAGCGGACAGAACTGGCCCGTCAGCTCAACCTGTCTGAGACTCAG GTTAAAGTCTGGTTTCAGAACCGCCGCACCAAGCAGAAGAAGGACCAAGGGAAGGACTCTGAGTTGCGTTCAGTGGTTTCGGAAACAGCAGCGACCTGTAGCGTCCTCAGACTTCTGGAGCAGGGGCGGCTGCTGACGCCTCCGGGCCTGCCAGGCCTCCTGCCGCACTGTGGCGGGGGCACTCTGGGCACTGCCCTGCGCCCTCCCTCCATGGCCATGGCCAGCAACGGCAGCAACAGCGGAGGCAGCGGCGGCACAGCGGGCGGCAGCCCTCCGCTACCCGCCGTCACCAGCTCAGGGACTGTGGGGGGCCTGCAGAGCTCCCCAGCTGCTCACGGCCTTTTCAGCTTCCCCATGCCGTCCATACTCAGCGGCGTTGCCACCCGTATTTCGTCCAACCCTCTCTCCATGGCTGGCTCGCTGGCCGGCAACCTGCAGGAACTTTCTGCACGTTACCTGAGCTCCTCTGCCTTCGAGCCTTACTCACGGACCAATGGCAAAGAATCCATGGACAAGAAAGTTTTGgaatga